Proteins encoded by one window of Bacteroidota bacterium:
- a CDS encoding phosphoglucomutase/phosphomannomutase family protein — protein MTPIKFGTDGWRAIIAADYTFENLERVARATGQWLHATYGSDASVVVGYDCRFLGDQFAAHAAQVFASMGIRVQLADSFVTTPAVSWATEAYGHSAGIVITASHNPPAYNGFKIKAHFGGPASPDMIAAVEAQLDQLAGGFEKKPLADLKAAGLIEHIDLASAFTAILAERIDTDAIKASGLKFAYDAMYGAGQGTLTDLLGADTVVELHHDHNPGMHGQAPEPIDRNLGALSEAVVAHGCAAGLATDGDADRIGMYDETGAFVDSHKILALLIKYLSQEKGLDGIVVKTFSTTDMLQKMADAYGLEAVTTPIGFKYIGPIIVERDVLVGGEESGGMAIKGHIPERDGLFIGLTVVEMMVKRGKKLSELVQELFDEFGEHRQSRNDLHTTEAKKQAFLAKLKNEGLSTINGRAVAKTETIDGYKFRVDGGWLMFRPSGTEPVLRVYSEAGDQDEADALVADGVAMIG, from the coding sequence ATGACCCCGATCAAGTTTGGCACCGATGGCTGGCGCGCCATCATCGCCGCCGACTACACGTTTGAGAACCTGGAGCGCGTCGCCCGCGCGACCGGCCAGTGGCTCCACGCCACCTACGGCTCCGACGCTTCCGTGGTGGTCGGCTACGATTGCCGCTTCCTCGGCGACCAGTTCGCCGCCCACGCCGCCCAGGTCTTTGCCTCCATGGGCATCCGCGTCCAACTCGCCGACTCATTTGTCACCACACCTGCCGTGAGTTGGGCTACCGAGGCCTACGGCCATAGCGCAGGCATCGTGATCACGGCGAGCCACAACCCGCCCGCTTATAACGGCTTCAAGATCAAGGCGCACTTTGGCGGCCCGGCCTCGCCCGACATGATCGCGGCCGTCGAAGCCCAGCTTGACCAACTCGCCGGTGGCTTCGAGAAGAAGCCGCTCGCCGACCTCAAGGCTGCGGGCCTCATCGAGCACATCGACCTGGCGAGTGCGTTCACAGCCATCCTCGCCGAGCGTATTGACACGGATGCCATCAAGGCGTCCGGGCTGAAATTCGCCTACGACGCGATGTACGGCGCTGGTCAGGGCACGCTGACGGACCTCCTCGGCGCAGACACCGTGGTCGAGTTGCACCACGACCACAACCCCGGCATGCATGGCCAAGCACCGGAGCCCATCGACCGCAACCTCGGCGCGCTCTCGGAGGCCGTCGTTGCCCACGGCTGCGCGGCCGGCCTTGCCACCGACGGCGACGCGGACCGCATCGGGATGTACGACGAGACCGGCGCGTTTGTCGACTCGCACAAGATCCTGGCGCTGCTCATCAAGTACCTCTCGCAGGAGAAAGGCCTCGACGGCATCGTCGTGAAGACATTCTCGACGACCGACATGCTCCAGAAGATGGCCGACGCCTATGGCCTGGAGGCCGTCACGACGCCCATCGGCTTCAAGTACATCGGCCCGATCATCGTCGAGCGCGACGTGCTCGTGGGCGGCGAGGAGTCCGGCGGCATGGCGATCAAGGGCCACATCCCAGAGCGCGACGGCCTGTTCATCGGCCTGACCGTCGTGGAGATGATGGTCAAGCGCGGCAAGAAACTCTCGGAACTGGTCCAGGAGCTGTTCGACGAGTTCGGCGAGCACCGCCAGAGCCGCAACGACCTCCACACCACCGAGGCGAAGAAGCAAGCGTTCCTGGCGAAGCTCAAGAATGAGGGCCTGAGCACCATCAACGGCCGCGCAGTCGCGAAGACGGAGACCATCGACGGCTACAAATTTCGCGTAGACGGCGGCTGGCTCATGTTCCGCCCCTCCGGCACGGAGCCGGTGCTCCGCGTCTACTCGGAGGCGGGCGATCAGGACGAAGCCGACGCCCTCGTCGCTGACGGCGTGGCGATGATCGGGTAA
- a CDS encoding serine hydrolase has translation MRTLLLALILLVTLPAQAQPASPDSPLQAAVEAAVDGFEGVVGVYVEHLPSGRSAALRPDELFPTASMVKVPILVATFQRIDDGDLDYGADLVFRDSLRYSEYDLFGDLRDGAEVPLHQAVELMLSASDNTASLWLQRLAGGGAAINAWLDEHGFEATRVNSRTPGREDAREVYGWGQTTPREMATLMRRIVEGQAVSPAADEEMHRLLTRTFYDDEAISALPPSVQAASKQGAVMESRSEVVYVHAPSGPYVFCVVTKEQADLRYEPDNAGYELLRALSRLFWDTFEPDHAWTPAENAGRYRF, from the coding sequence ATGCGCACGCTTCTCCTCGCTCTGATCTTGCTCGTCACGCTTCCTGCCCAGGCGCAGCCCGCCTCGCCCGACTCCCCTTTGCAGGCGGCCGTCGAGGCTGCCGTGGACGGGTTCGAGGGCGTCGTTGGCGTCTATGTGGAGCACCTGCCCTCCGGGCGCTCCGCCGCGCTGCGGCCCGACGAGCTCTTCCCGACGGCGAGCATGGTCAAGGTCCCCATCCTCGTCGCCACGTTCCAGCGCATCGACGACGGCGACCTCGACTACGGCGCCGACCTCGTCTTCCGCGATTCGTTGCGATACAGCGAATACGACCTCTTCGGCGACCTCCGTGACGGGGCCGAGGTGCCGCTTCACCAGGCCGTCGAACTGATGCTCTCGGCGAGCGACAACACGGCGAGCCTCTGGCTGCAGCGCCTCGCGGGCGGCGGTGCGGCCATCAACGCCTGGCTCGATGAGCACGGCTTCGAGGCGACGCGTGTGAACAGCCGGACGCCGGGCCGAGAAGACGCCCGCGAAGTCTACGGCTGGGGCCAGACCACACCGCGTGAGATGGCGACCCTGATGCGCCGCATCGTCGAGGGCCAGGCCGTCAGCCCCGCCGCCGACGAGGAGATGCATCGCCTCCTCACGCGCACGTTCTACGACGACGAGGCCATCTCGGCGCTGCCGCCGAGCGTCCAGGCCGCGTCCAAGCAGGGCGCCGTGATGGAGTCGCGCAGCGAAGTCGTCTACGTCCACGCCCCAAGCGGCCCCTACGTCTTCTGCGTCGTGACGAAGGAGCAGGCCGACCTCCGCTACGAGCCCGACAACGCGGGCTATGAGCTGCTGCGTGCCCTCTCGCGGCTCTTCTGGGATACGTTCGAACCCGACCACGCATGGACGCCCGCCGAGAACGCCGGGCGGTACCGATTCTGA
- a CDS encoding serine hydrolase has product MRPAPLRSFAVPTATLAAVVLTAVVLTAVVLAALVLLAACAPAADEPFPTAMPDVDALASEIDSLLAITPDATVAVTVIDGATTFHHGDPNRAFHAASTMKVPVLIELVRQAEAGRFALDDSLVLANDFRSILDGSAYQISADADTALYVRLGEPVPLRTLAERMVTHSSNLATNLLIAQVGADSVQATIEQLGTTTMRVLRGVEDIPAYRAGLSNTATAHDLARLMSALMNGRAVGPEADASMIEILLDQRHNEMIPAGLPTGARVAHKTGWITCIHHDAAIVYPEPSATLQTPYVLVILTEGIDDYDASAALGASIAGAVHAAFRPTTPS; this is encoded by the coding sequence ATGCGCCCCGCCCCGCTCCGTTCGTTCGCTGTTCCGACAGCCACCCTGGCTGCCGTCGTGCTGACCGCCGTTGTGCTGACCGCCGTCGTGCTGGCCGCGTTGGTGCTCCTCGCTGCCTGCGCGCCCGCTGCCGACGAACCCTTCCCTACCGCGATGCCCGACGTGGACGCGCTCGCCTCCGAGATCGACTCGCTTCTCGCCATCACCCCCGATGCGACGGTCGCCGTGACCGTGATCGACGGCGCGACGACGTTCCACCACGGCGATCCCAATAGGGCGTTTCATGCAGCGAGCACGATGAAGGTACCGGTGCTGATCGAACTCGTCCGGCAGGCCGAGGCTGGGCGCTTTGCCCTCGACGATTCGCTCGTGCTCGCCAACGATTTTCGCTCGATCCTCGACGGCTCGGCCTACCAGATCAGCGCGGACGCCGATACGGCGCTCTACGTCCGCCTCGGCGAGCCCGTCCCGCTGCGCACGCTCGCCGAGCGGATGGTCACGCACTCCTCGAACCTCGCCACGAACCTACTGATTGCCCAAGTCGGGGCCGACTCCGTGCAGGCGACCATCGAGCAACTCGGCACGACGACGATGCGCGTACTGCGCGGCGTGGAGGACATCCCTGCCTACCGGGCTGGCCTGAGCAACACCGCGACCGCGCACGACCTCGCTCGCCTGATGTCAGCGCTCATGAACGGCCGCGCCGTCGGACCTGAGGCCGACGCGTCTATGATCGAGATTCTGCTCGACCAACGGCACAACGAGATGATACCAGCAGGGCTGCCCACCGGCGCCCGCGTGGCGCACAAGACGGGCTGGATCACCTGCATTCACCACGACGCGGCCATTGTTTATCCGGAGCCCAGTGCCACTTTGCAGACGCCGTATGTCCTCGTGATCCTCACTGAAGGCATCGACGACTACGACGCCTCGGCCGCACTCGGCGCTTCGATTGCCGGAGCCGTCCACGCGGCGTTCCGGCCCACCACTCCCAGTTGA
- a CDS encoding dihydrodipicolinate reductase, translating into MRVVQYGLGPIGLACVQTLLDKAPAGRLSLVGAIDIDPAKVGRDLADLLGRDTKTGVVVSNDAGAALAALKPDVVLHTTSSFLDRVETQLAGCLDAGAHVVSSTEELSFPYDRHPEVAARLNAKAKAAQRVVVGTGVNPGYAMDALALMATGVCTEVSHVAVDRVVDAGARRGPLQRKVGAGITAAAFAEKKATGTFGHIGLRESLLMVADGLGWTLDALEETLDPVLSDRAITTPHADVAAGQVAGIRHAIRGSIQGEEVLALTLQMYVGADGSHDTVRVTGTPPITLTVPGGIFGDTATIAALVNTAGLVASGGLQPGLRTMADLPVLRAFATR; encoded by the coding sequence ATGCGTGTCGTCCAGTACGGCCTCGGCCCCATCGGTCTCGCCTGCGTTCAGACGCTTCTCGACAAAGCACCCGCCGGCCGCCTCTCTCTCGTCGGCGCCATTGACATTGATCCCGCCAAAGTGGGCCGCGACCTCGCCGATTTGCTCGGGCGTGACACGAAAACGGGCGTGGTGGTGTCCAACGATGCTGGCGCTGCGCTCGCCGCGTTGAAGCCCGATGTCGTCCTCCACACAACCTCGTCGTTTCTGGACCGCGTCGAGACGCAGCTCGCGGGCTGCCTGGACGCCGGCGCGCACGTGGTGTCTTCGACGGAGGAGCTGTCGTTCCCCTACGACCGCCACCCGGAAGTCGCCGCGCGGCTCAACGCGAAGGCGAAGGCTGCGCAGCGCGTCGTGGTGGGCACGGGCGTCAACCCGGGCTATGCGATGGACGCGCTTGCGCTCATGGCGACGGGCGTCTGCACCGAAGTCTCGCACGTCGCCGTCGACCGCGTCGTGGACGCCGGGGCACGGCGCGGACCGCTGCAGCGCAAGGTCGGAGCGGGTATCACCGCCGCTGCCTTTGCGGAGAAAAAGGCAACGGGCACGTTCGGGCACATCGGGCTGCGCGAGTCGCTGCTGATGGTGGCCGACGGCTTGGGCTGGACCCTCGACGCCCTTGAGGAGACGCTTGACCCCGTGCTCAGCGATCGGGCCATCACGACGCCGCACGCAGACGTCGCCGCTGGTCAAGTCGCCGGGATTCGCCACGCCATCCGCGGGTCGATCCAAGGCGAGGAGGTGCTGGCGCTCACGCTCCAGATGTACGTTGGGGCCGACGGCTCGCACGACACCGTTCGGGTCACGGGAACGCCGCCCATCACACTCACCGTCCCGGGCGGCATCTTCGGAGACACGGCGACCATCGCGGCGCTGGTCAACACGGCAGGCCTCGTCGCCAGTGGCGGTCTCCAGCCGGGGCTCCGGACGATGGCCGACCTCCCGGTTCTGCGCGCGTTTGCCACACGCTAG
- a CDS encoding BadF/BadG/BcrA/BcrD ATPase family protein yields the protein MRYLVGIDGGGTRTTVVLATADGVELHRHVGPAGLVDPAAPTASARVVVDLVRDAVAKAGVSGPARALCAGLAGVEHEANRTVVRQALEAARLAEQVTVVSDGQAAVEGAMGEGPALLLLAGTGSIAYAKDRAGAVKRCGGWGMVLGDEGSAYGTARSALAAALHAFDGRGPATSLLAALMAETGAATPRGLPAWAGRASKADVAALTRIVEAEALAGDAVALQLLHAAARALAEHLPPLVAWIAERADNVSPLPLVCFGGMFRIKGFERLTREAVERMLPGITTSHGPAADAATGAVRLAQASFAEATADRTSASQSLAGTA from the coding sequence ATGCGATATCTCGTCGGCATCGACGGTGGGGGTACCCGGACGACCGTGGTGCTCGCCACCGCCGACGGTGTGGAACTGCACCGCCACGTTGGGCCTGCCGGTCTGGTAGACCCAGCGGCTCCCACCGCGAGTGCGCGGGTGGTGGTCGACTTGGTACGCGACGCGGTAGCCAAAGCCGGTGTGTCGGGTCCCGCCCGTGCACTCTGTGCGGGGCTTGCCGGAGTGGAGCACGAGGCCAACCGCACGGTCGTACGCCAGGCACTCGAAGCCGCAAGACTCGCGGAGCAGGTGACGGTGGTGAGCGACGGCCAGGCAGCCGTCGAAGGAGCCATGGGCGAGGGCCCTGCGCTGTTGCTGCTCGCGGGGACCGGCTCCATCGCGTATGCCAAGGACCGCGCAGGCGCCGTGAAACGCTGCGGCGGCTGGGGCATGGTCCTCGGCGACGAGGGGAGCGCCTACGGCACGGCCCGTTCGGCACTCGCGGCGGCGCTCCATGCCTTCGACGGACGAGGCCCAGCTACGTCGCTTCTAGCCGCCCTGATGGCGGAAACAGGCGCTGCGACCCCCCGAGGGCTCCCGGCGTGGGCAGGACGTGCTTCGAAAGCCGACGTGGCGGCTCTCACACGCATCGTCGAGGCGGAGGCGCTAGCGGGCGACGCCGTCGCACTTCAGTTGCTACACGCGGCCGCGCGCGCCCTCGCCGAGCACCTGCCGCCGCTCGTGGCATGGATCGCCGAGCGTGCGGACAACGTGTCTCCGCTGCCGCTCGTCTGCTTCGGCGGCATGTTCCGGATCAAGGGCTTCGAGCGGCTCACGCGCGAGGCCGTGGAGCGCATGCTGCCGGGCATAACAACGTCTCATGGTCCGGCTGCCGACGCCGCTACCGGGGCGGTTCGACTGGCCCAAGCCTCTTTCGCTGAGGCGACGGCCGACCGCACGTCGGCGAGCCAGTCGCTGGCCGGGACCGCGTGA
- the nagB gene encoding glucosamine-6-phosphate deaminase yields the protein MVHASAATREERVPVVIAEHDEIARLVANRIAEVIAEARTAGKTPVLGLATGSTPIGIYRELIRLHREGGLDFSDVVSFNLDEYYPMDPESIHSYHRYMWENLFSHINIQRENVHVPLGDIPREEVEAHVEDYERQIEALGGIDFQILGIGKTGHIGFNEPGSGAMSRTRLIALDTITRKDAASDFFGEENVPAQAITMGVASILDAREVVLIATGEHKAPIVKRSVEGDISRDVAATYLQNHPNATCYLDPAASAELTRVKTPWVVGEVEWTPKMELEAVIWLSQTAGKSILRLDDIDYREHHLAGLLARYGSAGPINGDAFNALIAKIRGKSKLPHDKRIIVFSPHPDDDVISMGGILNKLHHNDNDVIVAYQTSGNIAVFDHEVRRYLDLMRRVEMAFDFENSRVSRLVEKMEAFLDRKKPAQMDSPEVQEMKRVIREAEAVSGIETFGMKRGQARFLNLPFYQTGKVRKDPIGTQDVEITLDLLNEHQPDLIFAAGDLSDPHGTHRMCLQAIHEALDLYEGPAPQVWYYRGAWQEWSVAEADVLVPLSREELRLKIQAIFKHQSQKDSAPFPGLDDREFWQRVEARNTGTADLVDQLGLPAYYAMESYVVRQGGHPLKQEAVSTSALAQAPARELELAEA from the coding sequence ATGGTACACGCTAGCGCCGCGACCCGCGAGGAGCGCGTCCCCGTCGTCATCGCCGAGCACGACGAGATCGCCCGCCTGGTCGCGAACCGCATCGCTGAGGTGATCGCCGAGGCGCGCACCGCCGGCAAGACGCCTGTGCTCGGCCTCGCGACCGGCTCGACGCCGATCGGCATCTACCGCGAACTGATCCGCCTTCACCGCGAGGGCGGCCTCGACTTCTCCGACGTAGTCTCGTTCAACCTCGACGAGTACTATCCCATGGACCCGGAGAGCATCCACAGCTACCACCGGTACATGTGGGAAAACCTCTTCAGCCACATCAACATCCAGCGGGAGAACGTGCACGTACCGCTCGGCGACATCCCGCGCGAAGAGGTCGAAGCGCACGTCGAGGACTACGAGCGGCAGATCGAGGCGCTCGGCGGCATCGACTTCCAGATCCTCGGGATCGGCAAGACGGGCCACATCGGCTTCAACGAGCCGGGCTCTGGCGCGATGAGCCGGACGCGCCTGATCGCGCTGGACACAATCACCCGCAAGGACGCCGCGAGCGACTTCTTCGGCGAGGAGAACGTCCCCGCTCAGGCTATCACGATGGGCGTGGCCTCCATCCTCGATGCGCGCGAGGTCGTGCTCATCGCCACGGGCGAGCACAAGGCGCCGATCGTGAAGCGCTCCGTGGAGGGTGACATCAGCCGCGACGTGGCGGCGACGTACCTCCAGAACCACCCTAACGCGACCTGCTACCTCGACCCGGCCGCGTCCGCCGAACTGACGCGCGTCAAGACGCCGTGGGTCGTGGGCGAGGTCGAGTGGACGCCCAAGATGGAGCTCGAAGCCGTGATCTGGCTGAGCCAGACCGCCGGGAAGTCGATCCTCCGTCTCGACGACATCGACTACCGCGAGCATCACCTCGCCGGGCTCCTTGCCCGCTACGGGTCCGCCGGGCCCATCAACGGCGACGCCTTTAACGCGCTCATCGCCAAGATCCGCGGTAAGAGCAAGCTGCCCCACGACAAGCGCATCATCGTCTTCTCGCCCCACCCGGATGACGACGTGATCTCGATGGGCGGCATCCTCAACAAGCTGCACCACAACGACAACGACGTCATCGTTGCTTACCAGACCTCGGGCAACATCGCGGTGTTCGACCACGAGGTGCGCCGCTACCTCGACCTGATGCGCCGCGTCGAGATGGCGTTCGACTTCGAGAACTCGCGCGTCTCGCGGCTCGTCGAGAAGATGGAAGCCTTCCTCGACCGCAAGAAGCCCGCGCAGATGGACTCGCCCGAGGTCCAGGAAATGAAGCGCGTCATCCGTGAGGCGGAGGCGGTATCCGGCATCGAGACGTTCGGCATGAAGCGCGGCCAGGCCCGTTTCCTCAACCTGCCGTTCTACCAGACGGGCAAGGTGCGCAAGGACCCCATCGGCACGCAGGACGTCGAGATCACACTGGACCTGCTCAACGAGCACCAGCCCGACCTGATCTTTGCCGCGGGCGACCTGTCCGACCCGCACGGCACCCACCGGATGTGCCTCCAGGCCATCCATGAGGCGTTGGACCTCTACGAGGGGCCGGCGCCCCAGGTGTGGTACTACCGCGGCGCGTGGCAGGAGTGGTCCGTCGCCGAGGCCGACGTGCTCGTCCCGCTCTCACGCGAGGAGCTACGGCTAAAGATCCAGGCCATCTTCAAGCACCAGTCCCAGAAGGACTCGGCGCCGTTCCCCGGCCTGGACGACCGCGAGTTCTGGCAGCGCGTGGAGGCTCGGAACACGGGCACAGCCGATTTGGTGGACCAGCTCGGGCTGCCGGCGTACTACGCGATGGAGAGCTACGTCGTCCGCCAGGGCGGCCACCCGCTCAAGCAGGAGGCCGTGTCCACGAGCGCGCTGGCTCAAGCGCCCGCGCGCGAGCTCGAACTAGCTGAAGCGTAA
- a CDS encoding serine hydrolase: MLILFTGCAGSSPDALRLATMEVLVPARPTTVGMHSGLSRTLDALIESALADSAASGAVLAVGRHGRLVHHRVYGTVAYAHLVADPARVTPQTRFDLASLTKVVATTTAAMLLEEGGQLDLDARIADLLPGFDDPAKAAITVRMLLEHRGGLEPFARLYEDLRGRDAYLAAINSRPLRHEPGTVTLYSDWDLVLLQLVIERVTGQPLDAFVQARIFAPLGMTRTGFRPAASGVPRPAIIATEVDAQGRTGLIHGEVHDPNAWALGGVAGHAGLFSTAHDLAVFAQLMLNGGTYNGIRLLRPATVARWTAVQGAASSRALGWDTPSGALSSGRYFGPRAFGHTGYTGTSLWIDPDRGLFVVLLTNRVHPTSANRKHIGLRRAVSDAVQAAILDAPRIDWEARRSGL, from the coding sequence TTGCTAATCCTGTTCACTGGCTGCGCCGGGTCGAGCCCGGACGCGCTGCGGCTCGCCACAATGGAGGTGCTGGTGCCGGCGCGACCGACTACCGTAGGCATGCACAGCGGGCTCTCGCGGACGCTCGACGCGCTCATCGAGTCGGCGCTGGCCGATAGCGCGGCCTCCGGGGCCGTGCTCGCCGTCGGGCGGCACGGACGCCTCGTCCATCACCGTGTCTATGGCACCGTTGCCTACGCGCACCTCGTTGCCGACCCTGCACGCGTCACGCCCCAGACGCGCTTCGACTTGGCATCGCTCACCAAAGTCGTCGCAACCACCACGGCGGCGATGCTGCTCGAAGAGGGGGGCCAACTCGACCTCGACGCGCGCATCGCGGACTTGCTGCCTGGCTTCGACGACCCTGCCAAGGCTGCGATCACCGTGCGGATGCTGCTCGAACACCGGGGCGGGCTCGAACCGTTCGCGCGGCTCTACGAGGACCTGCGCGGGCGCGACGCCTACCTCGCGGCCATCAACAGCCGACCGCTGCGCCACGAGCCGGGCACGGTCACGCTCTACAGCGACTGGGACCTCGTCTTGCTCCAACTTGTGATCGAGCGCGTCACAGGCCAACCCCTCGACGCCTTCGTGCAGGCACGCATCTTCGCGCCACTCGGGATGACGCGCACCGGGTTTCGCCCGGCGGCATCCGGCGTGCCGCGCCCCGCCATCATCGCGACAGAAGTCGACGCGCAGGGCCGCACCGGGCTCATCCACGGCGAGGTGCACGACCCGAACGCCTGGGCGCTCGGCGGTGTCGCGGGGCACGCTGGGCTTTTCTCGACAGCGCACGACCTCGCCGTCTTCGCGCAGCTGATGCTCAACGGGGGCACCTACAACGGCATCCGCTTGCTTCGTCCGGCGACCGTGGCCCGGTGGACCGCCGTGCAGGGTGCCGCGTCGAGCCGCGCGCTGGGGTGGGATACGCCCAGTGGGGCCTTGTCGTCGGGGCGCTACTTTGGGCCGCGCGCGTTCGGACACACCGGCTACACCGGCACGTCGCTCTGGATCGACCCCGACCGGGGACTCTTCGTGGTGCTGCTGACCAACCGCGTGCACCCGACGAGCGCTAATCGCAAGCATATTGGGTTGCGCCGAGCCGTGTCCGACGCCGTGCAGGCAGCGATCCTCGACGCCCCGCGCATCGACTGGGAAGCACGGCGGTCGGGACTGTAG
- a CDS encoding glycoside hydrolase family 3 N-terminal domain-containing protein, with the protein MLRPLDDTARAWVAATLDRLTLPERVGHLLMPWVLGGYTARDSKAFDRVAQWVEEDSVGGLLVSVGTPHSYAALTNAAQERATQNGGVPLLVASDMENGTGMRIARSYALPYVLPLGGGTLFPPMMGFGAVRDNPEALVQEMAAALAGEALAVGVHMTFGPVADVNVNPANPIISTRAFGEDPEAVGRLAAAYVRGARQAGLLTCGKHYPGHGDTAEDTHLETPVITHSMDRLEAVELPPFQQVIDAGVDGIMTAHIAVTGVEGADAPPATLSRFFLTEVLRERMGFTGLVFTDALNMGGAAKAYPPGEVGVRAVEAGADVLTFPLNVRATRNAVLAAVASRRLTEERIEASVQRILEAKARAGLHVRDACVSLDAVDRIVATRAHHALAGKAASRAVTLVRDEHGTVPLLAERQRVLSVTYADAEDLPAGNAFDADLAKRHAVTSVRMDARASADEFAALRQQAADADAVVVAIYLSPRNFKGSVGANDRFTAFVNELAGEGDSARPKPFVVVSCGNPYLLSAFPAAPAYLLAWGGDVVCQKAAARALLGTAAITGRLPISLPPFHQRGDGLDREVRQ; encoded by the coding sequence ATGCTGCGTCCGCTCGACGACACCGCCCGCGCCTGGGTTGCGGCCACCCTCGACCGCCTCACGCTGCCCGAGCGCGTCGGGCACCTACTCATGCCGTGGGTGCTCGGCGGCTACACCGCCCGTGACTCCAAGGCGTTCGACCGCGTCGCGCAGTGGGTCGAGGAGGACAGTGTCGGCGGGTTGCTCGTCTCCGTCGGGACGCCGCACAGCTACGCGGCGCTCACGAACGCGGCGCAGGAGCGTGCGACTCAGAATGGCGGCGTACCGCTGCTCGTCGCGTCAGACATGGAGAACGGGACCGGGATGCGGATCGCGCGGAGCTACGCGCTGCCCTACGTGCTCCCGCTCGGCGGCGGCACGCTTTTCCCGCCGATGATGGGCTTCGGCGCGGTTCGAGACAACCCCGAAGCGCTGGTCCAGGAGATGGCCGCGGCGCTTGCCGGGGAGGCGCTGGCCGTGGGCGTCCACATGACGTTCGGGCCGGTCGCGGACGTGAACGTGAACCCGGCCAACCCGATCATCAGCACGCGCGCGTTCGGCGAGGACCCCGAGGCCGTCGGGCGGCTCGCGGCGGCCTACGTACGCGGCGCGAGGCAAGCCGGTCTGCTCACGTGCGGCAAGCACTACCCCGGCCACGGTGATACTGCCGAGGACACGCACCTCGAAACGCCTGTCATCACGCACAGCATGGATCGCCTAGAAGCGGTCGAGTTGCCCCCGTTCCAGCAGGTCATCGACGCGGGCGTGGACGGCATCATGACCGCGCACATCGCCGTCACGGGCGTGGAGGGCGCGGACGCGCCGCCCGCGACGCTCTCTCGCTTCTTTCTCACGGAGGTGCTCCGCGAGCGCATGGGCTTCACCGGGCTCGTCTTCACCGACGCGCTCAACATGGGCGGTGCGGCGAAGGCCTACCCGCCCGGCGAGGTCGGCGTGCGGGCCGTCGAGGCGGGGGCCGACGTGCTCACGTTCCCGCTCAATGTGCGCGCGACACGCAACGCGGTCCTCGCCGCCGTAGCCTCTAGGCGGCTGACGGAAGAACGCATCGAGGCGTCCGTGCAGCGCATCCTCGAAGCGAAGGCCCGCGCCGGACTCCATGTCCGCGATGCCTGCGTGTCGCTCGACGCTGTGGACCGCATCGTGGCGACGCGGGCGCACCATGCGCTCGCCGGCAAGGCGGCGTCCCGAGCCGTCACGCTTGTCCGCGACGAGCACGGTACCGTGCCGCTGCTGGCCGAGCGCCAGCGCGTGCTCTCGGTCACCTACGCCGACGCCGAAGACCTCCCGGCAGGCAACGCGTTCGACGCCGACCTCGCGAAGCGACACGCTGTGACCTCGGTCCGCATGGACGCGCGCGCCAGCGCCGACGAGTTCGCCGCGCTGCGCCAGCAAGCAGCCGACGCCGACGCGGTCGTGGTGGCGATCTACCTCTCGCCGCGCAACTTCAAGGGCTCCGTGGGAGCGAACGACCGGTTCACCGCCTTCGTCAACGAACTCGCGGGGGAGGGCGACTCCGCTCGTCCCAAGCCGTTCGTTGTCGTGTCGTGCGGCAACCCGTACCTCCTGAGCGCCTTCCCGGCCGCGCCCGCCTACCTGCTCGCGTGGGGCGGCGATGTGGTGTGCCAGAAAGCAGCGGCCCGCGCGTTGCTCGGCACCGCCGCGATCACCGGTCGCCTTCCGATCTCGCTGCCGCCCTTCCATCAGCGCGGCGACGGACTAGACCGGGAGGTGCGCCAATGA